CCCGGTCGCGCATGCGTCGTCGACACCGTCGGCGCAGATCGATGCCGGCGCGCTTGCGCACAACTACGGTGAGGTGACTCGCCTCGTCGGCGGCGGCACCGGCGTCATCGCGATGATCAAGTCGGATGCGTACGGGCACGGCGCGCCGCTGTGTGCATCGATCCTCGCACGTGCGGGTTGCAGCCGCTTCGGCGTCGCAACCATCGACGAAGCGATCGAGATCCAGCCGGTGCTCCAGCAGGCAACCGGCTCGCAGCGCGCGCGCATCGTCGTGCTTGGCGGTGTGCTCGCCGGCGAAGCGGCGGCAGCCGTCGATGCCGGCATCGAGGTGACCACGCAGGAGATCGACGTGGTGCGCGCCATCGGAGCCTCTGCGGCGGCCAGCGGCAGCGAAGCGCTGGTGCACGTCAAGATCGATACCGGCATGCATCGGCTCGGCATCGCGCCGGAAGACGCGGTGGACTTCGTGCGCGCGGCGAGCGCGGTGCGCGGCGTGCGCGTGGTCGCGATCTGTTCGCATTTTGCGCAGGCCGAATCGGTCACCGGCGAAGTCACGGCCGGGCAGCTCGAGGCAATGCTCGGCGCCGATCGCGCACTGCGTGAAGCCGGATTCGCGCTCGAGCGCCACCTCGCCAACAGCGCCGCGATCC
The sequence above is drawn from the Candidatus Limnocylindrales bacterium genome and encodes:
- the alr gene encoding alanine racemase, producing the protein MAVVAAPVGASSGTSSTRIERVSASEIPVSAHPVAHASSTPSAQIDAGALAHNYGEVTRLVGGGTGVIAMIKSDAYGHGAPLCASILARAGCSRFGVATIDEAIEIQPVLQQATGSQRARIVVLGGVLAGEAAAAVDAGIEVTTQEIDVVRAIGASAAASGSEALVHVKIDTGMHRLGIAPEDAVDFVRAASAVRGVRVVAICSHFAQAESVTGEVTAGQLEAMLGADRALREAGFALERHLANSAAILSRPDAHLDVVRPGIMLYGVAPDPALRGRADLRPVMTLVARVIRVADVPRGDGIGYGHTFRTSRPTRLATVRFGYADGYPRCLGNLAVASVAGTRVPLVGRICMDHAMFDVTDAPPVSVGDEVTLWGDDPRVEEIASLADTIAYELLARVGRRVRRETK